A genomic segment from Bacillus cereus G9842 encodes:
- the uppP gene encoding bacitracin resistance undecaprenyl-diphosphatase, translating into MADWLIGLIMGAVEGLTEFLPVSSTGHMILTGHLIGFEDERAKVFEVVIQLGSILAVVVIFWKRLWSLVGIGKVTDGPSLNLLHIIIGMIPAGVLGVLFHSTIKEVLFGPGPVVISLVAGGILMIVAEKFSKPSTARTLDEITYKQAFTIGMFQCLALWPGFSRSGSTISGGLLARVSHTAAAEYTFILAVPMMVAASGLDLIKSWDVLSSADITLFVTGFVTAFVVAMLAIVSFLKLLSRVKLTPFAYYRFILAAVFYFFIM; encoded by the coding sequence GTGGCTGATTGGTTAATTGGTTTAATCATGGGTGCTGTTGAAGGGTTAACAGAGTTTCTACCAGTATCATCAACAGGACATATGATTTTAACAGGACATTTAATTGGATTTGAAGATGAGAGAGCGAAAGTTTTCGAAGTTGTTATCCAATTGGGATCGATTTTAGCAGTTGTTGTTATATTCTGGAAGCGTCTATGGTCGTTAGTTGGAATAGGAAAAGTAACAGACGGACCATCGTTAAATTTATTACATATTATTATCGGGATGATTCCTGCCGGGGTACTTGGCGTATTATTCCATAGCACTATTAAAGAGGTTTTATTTGGTCCAGGACCAGTTGTTATTAGCTTAGTAGCCGGTGGTATTTTAATGATTGTTGCTGAGAAGTTTTCAAAACCAAGTACAGCAAGAACGTTAGATGAAATCACATATAAACAGGCATTTACAATTGGAATGTTCCAATGTTTAGCTCTTTGGCCAGGGTTTTCTCGTTCTGGTTCTACAATCAGTGGTGGTTTATTAGCTCGCGTGTCGCATACAGCGGCAGCTGAATATACGTTCATTTTAGCGGTACCGATGATGGTAGCTGCAAGTGGGTTAGATTTAATTAAAAGCTGGGATGTATTAAGCTCAGCAGATATAACGCTATTTGTAACAGGATTTGTAACTGCATTCGTTGTTGCGATGCTTGCAATTGTTTCATTCTTGAAATTATTATCTCGTGTAAAACTAACACCGTTCGCTTACTATCGTTTCATTTTAGCTGCGGTATTCTATTTCTTCATTATGTAA
- a CDS encoding TrkH family potassium uptake protein, which produces MEVTKKQGLYNRLIRLNPPQILALGFFCLIVVGGLLLKLPFATKAHISWVDAFFTATSAATVTGLGVVDTASTFTMFGEIVIMFLIQTGGLGLMTIAILIVWVLGKKIGLRHRLLIGEAFNQTNIGGLVKLVKRVFIFSICIELIGVIFLSFRFIPEFGFGKGLYYSIFHVIASYNNAGFALWPDNLTRYVGDPIINIGICSLIVIGGLGFTVLIDIWYSRSFRKLSLHSKIMIIGTVVLNVIAMIVIFVLEYNNVKTLGNLSLNEKLWASFFQGITPRTAGFNTIDYGGMEESSILFTMILMFIGAGSVSTGGGIKLTTFVILITSVLSFFRKKEEIVLFQRTIKMSTVTRALAIAVASQILIFTAVFILMLTENFSFIQLLFETISAFGTVGLTMGITAKLSAFGKCIIMFVMFCGLIGPLTLVFSLARPAKQKIKYPSEDVFTG; this is translated from the coding sequence ATGGAAGTAACAAAAAAACAAGGGCTGTATAATCGTCTTATACGATTAAACCCACCACAAATATTAGCATTAGGTTTTTTCTGCTTAATTGTGGTTGGCGGTTTGTTATTAAAGTTACCATTCGCAACGAAAGCACATATTAGTTGGGTAGATGCTTTCTTTACAGCAACGTCAGCAGCGACCGTAACTGGTTTGGGAGTAGTGGATACAGCAAGTACATTTACGATGTTTGGCGAAATTGTTATTATGTTTTTAATTCAAACAGGTGGTCTAGGTCTTATGACAATTGCCATTTTAATTGTTTGGGTATTAGGCAAAAAAATCGGATTACGCCATCGTTTATTAATTGGAGAAGCATTTAATCAAACAAATATAGGTGGTCTTGTAAAATTAGTAAAGCGTGTCTTTATATTTTCGATTTGTATTGAGCTTATTGGGGTCATCTTTTTATCGTTTCGCTTTATTCCAGAGTTTGGTTTTGGAAAAGGTTTATACTATAGTATTTTTCATGTAATTGCATCTTATAATAATGCAGGATTTGCTTTATGGCCAGATAATTTAACAAGATATGTAGGGGATCCCATTATTAATATTGGGATTTGCTCTTTAATTGTAATAGGTGGACTCGGTTTTACCGTATTAATTGATATATGGTATAGTCGCAGTTTTCGAAAATTATCACTTCACTCAAAAATAATGATTATTGGAACAGTAGTGTTAAATGTTATAGCAATGATTGTAATTTTTGTATTGGAATATAATAATGTGAAGACGTTAGGGAATTTATCTTTAAATGAAAAACTATGGGCTTCCTTCTTTCAAGGTATTACCCCGCGGACAGCTGGATTTAATACGATTGACTATGGAGGTATGGAAGAATCATCTATATTATTTACGATGATTTTAATGTTTATTGGTGCAGGAAGTGTATCAACAGGTGGAGGAATTAAATTAACAACGTTTGTTATCTTAATTACATCTGTCCTTTCTTTCTTTAGAAAAAAGGAAGAAATTGTTTTATTTCAGCGTACAATTAAAATGTCGACAGTAACGAGGGCCTTAGCGATTGCTGTTGCTAGTCAAATACTTATTTTTACAGCGGTATTTATATTAATGCTTACAGAAAACTTCAGCTTTATTCAATTATTATTTGAGACAATATCAGCGTTTGGCACAGTCGGATTAACGATGGGAATTACTGCAAAGCTATCGGCATTCGGAAAATGTATTATTATGTTTGTTATGTTTTGCGGATTAATTGGACCGTTAACACTTGTGTTTTCTTTAGCGCGACCAGCAAAACAAAAAATAAAATATCCATCGGAAGATGTGTTTACAGGATAA
- a CDS encoding aminoglycoside phosphotransferase family protein: MDSYKHYIKEALPNLSIRSYKQNKGGWDNVAVIVNDELLFRFPRKQEYAMRIPLEKELCTILTQSLQEIKVPQYHLIYKNESDEVPLCSYYTLIHGEPLKTETIATLEDTELKAIITKLATFLAVLHSIPLNQVTTLCFPIRKTCTYWKELQTKLNQYLTTNLTSLQKLALNRLFENFFACLATSTFQNTIIHADFTHHHILFNKQNKSISGVIDFGDAQIGDPAFDFAGLYYDFGHEFTTSVYEQYSTLISHHDPLLIHRITTFYQYSPLLHNIIYNFESENELEFITSTEQLKTILQG; encoded by the coding sequence ATGGACTCTTACAAACATTATATAAAAGAAGCTTTGCCTAATCTTTCTATACGTTCATATAAACAAAATAAAGGAGGATGGGATAATGTAGCAGTTATAGTAAATGATGAGCTACTGTTTCGTTTCCCGCGAAAACAGGAATATGCAATGCGAATTCCGTTAGAAAAAGAACTATGCACAATTCTCACTCAATCACTACAAGAAATCAAAGTTCCACAATATCACCTAATTTATAAAAATGAATCTGATGAGGTTCCTCTTTGTAGTTACTATACTCTCATTCATGGTGAACCATTAAAAACAGAAACAATTGCCACGCTGGAGGATACAGAGCTGAAAGCAATTATTACAAAATTAGCTACTTTCCTTGCGGTACTACATAGTATTCCTTTAAACCAAGTTACAACGCTATGTTTCCCTATTAGAAAAACATGTACCTACTGGAAAGAGCTACAAACAAAATTAAACCAATATCTCACTACTAACCTTACTTCATTACAGAAACTAGCCTTAAATCGCTTATTTGAAAATTTCTTTGCATGTTTAGCTACATCCACTTTTCAAAACACAATCATTCACGCTGATTTTACACATCATCACATTTTATTTAACAAGCAGAACAAAAGCATTTCAGGTGTTATCGATTTTGGTGATGCGCAAATTGGCGATCCTGCTTTTGATTTTGCAGGACTATATTATGATTTCGGACATGAGTTTACTACATCTGTATATGAACAGTACAGTACACTTATTTCTCATCATGATCCATTACTCATTCACCGCATTACTACCTTTTATCAATACAGTCCTTTACTACATAATATTATTTATAACTTTGAGTCAGAGAATGAACTCGAATTCATTACAAGTACAGAACAGCTAAAAACGATATTACAGGGATGA
- a CDS encoding MATE family efflux transporter translates to MKETTSFSQKLKQFVLLFFPIFVTQMSLFAMSFFDTTMSGHASPTDLAGVAIGTSIWLPVSTGLTGILMATTPIVAQLVGSKKKEDVPHVVIQAVYLAICASFVVILIGFFVVSPILNGMRLEEPVERIAAQFLSIIAIGIIPLFTYTVLRGFIDALGKTRTTMIITLLSLPINVILNYLLIFGNFGFPKLGGVGAAIASTATYWCILIITVIIIQTKEPFASFNIFKQLYRPSLSSWTAFLKLGVPIGFAIFFETSIFAAVTLMMSNFSTTTIAAHQAAMNFASLLYMTPLSLAMAMTIAVGFEVGAKRYDNAKQYGLIGIGLALAFALLYSILLYFFDNQIASIYTTDAKVHHLAKEFLIFAILFQISDAIATPVQGALRGYKDVNVALIMTLIAYWIIGLPLGYILATYTEWAAKGYWIGLIIGLAFGAAFLLIRLFQVQRKYATQNSR, encoded by the coding sequence ATGAAAGAAACTACTTCATTCTCACAAAAGTTAAAGCAATTTGTATTACTATTTTTTCCGATTTTTGTAACGCAAATGTCATTATTTGCGATGAGTTTTTTTGATACAACAATGTCAGGACATGCAAGTCCAACTGATTTAGCAGGTGTTGCAATTGGAACAAGTATATGGCTTCCAGTTAGTACGGGATTAACAGGAATTTTAATGGCTACTACTCCCATTGTTGCACAGCTCGTTGGATCCAAGAAAAAAGAGGACGTTCCCCACGTTGTCATACAAGCAGTTTATTTAGCAATTTGTGCTAGCTTCGTTGTTATCCTCATCGGTTTCTTCGTCGTTTCACCTATTTTAAACGGCATGCGCTTAGAAGAACCTGTGGAACGAATTGCAGCTCAATTTTTAAGTATTATCGCAATAGGAATTATACCTTTATTCACGTACACTGTTTTACGTGGATTTATTGATGCATTAGGAAAAACTCGAACAACGATGATTATTACATTACTATCATTACCAATTAACGTAATATTAAATTACCTATTAATTTTTGGTAACTTCGGTTTCCCAAAGCTTGGTGGTGTCGGAGCAGCAATTGCTTCCACTGCAACATATTGGTGCATTTTAATTATTACAGTCATTATTATTCAGACGAAAGAGCCTTTTGCCTCTTTTAACATTTTCAAACAATTATATCGTCCTTCTCTTTCGAGTTGGACAGCATTCTTAAAGCTTGGCGTCCCTATCGGATTTGCTATCTTTTTTGAAACAAGTATTTTCGCTGCGGTAACGCTTATGATGAGTAATTTTAGTACGACAACTATTGCAGCTCACCAAGCAGCTATGAACTTTGCTTCCTTGTTATATATGACTCCGCTAAGTTTAGCAATGGCAATGACTATTGCAGTCGGATTCGAAGTCGGAGCAAAACGTTACGATAATGCAAAACAATACGGACTGATTGGAATTGGATTAGCCCTTGCCTTCGCTTTATTATATTCGATTCTTCTCTACTTCTTTGATAATCAAATTGCTTCTATTTATACGACAGATGCAAAAGTTCATCATTTAGCAAAAGAATTTCTTATCTTTGCGATTTTATTTCAAATTTCAGATGCAATTGCAACCCCTGTACAAGGAGCTCTGCGTGGTTATAAAGATGTAAATGTTGCTCTAATTATGACTTTAATTGCTTATTGGATAATAGGTCTACCACTAGGTTACATACTAGCAACGTATACAGAATGGGCCGCAAAAGGCTATTGGATCGGTCTTATTATCGGTCTAGCATTTGGCGCTGCCTTCCTACTTATCCGTCTCTTTCAAGTACAACGAAAATATGCAACACAAAACAGCCGCTAA
- a CDS encoding thioredoxin family protein — translation MKANLTKEVLIMNLQQWADKGMSFDTYVNEMQVNQYELLHIYNNFLIPNELLPVLEERQNDGWRVIVLTADWCGDALLCVPVMKRISEVANIDMSLLIRDENLELMDQYLTNGTARAIPIFIFIDKDGNEQAVFGPRAPKVQELVTSMRATLPEKEDPTFEEKQKEMYANFRATLADDTSLWEHVMENMVEKIVK, via the coding sequence ATGAAAGCAAATCTTACTAAAGAGGTGTTAATTATGAACTTACAACAATGGGCTGATAAAGGTATGTCCTTTGATACATATGTGAATGAAATGCAAGTAAACCAATACGAGCTACTACACATTTACAATAACTTTTTAATTCCAAATGAATTACTTCCTGTATTAGAAGAACGTCAAAATGACGGCTGGCGTGTTATCGTATTAACTGCTGATTGGTGTGGCGATGCTCTTTTATGCGTACCTGTTATGAAACGAATTTCTGAAGTTGCAAATATTGATATGAGTTTATTAATTCGCGATGAAAACTTAGAATTAATGGATCAATATTTAACAAATGGAACAGCACGTGCGATTCCAATCTTTATTTTCATTGATAAAGATGGAAATGAACAAGCCGTCTTTGGACCACGCGCTCCAAAAGTACAAGAATTAGTAACTTCAATGCGCGCTACATTACCTGAAAAAGAAGATCCAACATTCGAAGAAAAACAAAAAGAAATGTATGCTAATTTCCGTGCTACATTAGCTGATGATACTTCTCTTTGGGAGCATGTAATGGAAAATATGGTGGAAAAAATAGTAAAATAA
- a CDS encoding dicarboxylate/amino acid:cation symporter translates to MKQTKAILIALFLGLVVGLTLNLAAPSIFEPLNQYVFNPIGQLFIRLIKMLVVPVVFISIVLGAAGLGDPKQLGRIGLKSISFFLVTTAVAISIAVTFALIIKPGAGGNFKTEGLKYEGAKTETSFVETLLNIVPDNPAKAMADGNMLQIIAFAVLIGLGIAILGKRVQGIHSLLEQGNELMMYLVNLVMKLAPIGTFGLLASSVGKMGLAGVAAMFKYMIVVMLVLIIHGVFVYGGLLKVLAKESIVRFFKHFGPVMAIGFSTSSSNASLPFAMKTAQEKLGVPKAISSFVQPLGATINMDGTAIMQGVATVFIAQVYGVELTLPQLAMVVLTAVLASIGTAGVPGVGLVMLTMVLNQVNLPVEGIALIIGIDRILDMSRTAVNISGDAICAMIVAKSEEKYNTDQSAAS, encoded by the coding sequence TTGAAACAAACAAAAGCAATCTTAATCGCATTATTTCTAGGTCTAGTTGTTGGACTCACTCTAAATTTAGCCGCTCCATCTATCTTTGAGCCACTAAATCAATATGTGTTCAACCCAATTGGTCAATTGTTTATTCGCCTTATTAAAATGCTAGTTGTTCCTGTTGTATTCATTTCTATCGTACTTGGTGCTGCCGGCCTTGGAGATCCGAAACAACTTGGAAGAATCGGTTTAAAATCAATTTCATTCTTTCTCGTAACAACTGCGGTTGCCATCTCTATAGCGGTTACATTTGCACTTATTATAAAACCAGGAGCTGGCGGTAATTTTAAAACAGAAGGTCTTAAGTATGAAGGTGCAAAAACTGAAACATCTTTCGTCGAAACATTGCTAAATATCGTACCAGATAACCCAGCAAAAGCAATGGCTGACGGAAACATGTTACAAATCATTGCCTTTGCCGTATTGATTGGACTCGGTATAGCTATTTTAGGAAAACGAGTTCAAGGTATCCATTCATTACTTGAACAGGGCAACGAATTAATGATGTATCTTGTTAATCTCGTTATGAAATTAGCCCCAATTGGAACATTCGGTTTGCTCGCTTCATCCGTTGGTAAAATGGGTCTTGCAGGCGTCGCTGCGATGTTCAAGTATATGATTGTCGTTATGTTAGTACTCATTATTCACGGGGTCTTTGTATATGGCGGCCTATTAAAGGTATTAGCAAAAGAAAGTATCGTCCGGTTCTTTAAGCATTTCGGACCGGTAATGGCAATTGGATTTAGCACATCTAGCTCTAATGCATCTCTTCCATTTGCAATGAAAACCGCACAAGAGAAGCTTGGAGTTCCAAAAGCAATCAGCTCATTTGTACAACCACTCGGTGCAACGATTAATATGGATGGTACCGCTATTATGCAAGGGGTAGCAACTGTATTTATCGCTCAAGTATACGGAGTTGAACTTACATTACCGCAATTAGCTATGGTCGTATTAACTGCTGTACTAGCTAGTATTGGTACTGCTGGTGTACCAGGTGTTGGACTTGTAATGCTTACAATGGTTTTAAATCAAGTAAATCTACCAGTAGAAGGTATCGCTTTAATTATTGGTATTGACCGTATTCTAGATATGTCAAGAACAGCTGTAAACATTTCTGGTGATGCAATTTGTGCAATGATTGTCGCAAAATCAGAAGAAAAATATAATACTGATCAATCGGCAGCATCTTAA
- a CDS encoding MarR family winged helix-turn-helix transcriptional regulator, whose translation MSQNREQLMEELSTNVFAMFRTLRNDIGKIFGGYIPWNEFIVLRILNRTNKEMVSRVANELNVSNSHITAVTEKLINKGFVTRSRSTSDRRVVYLEITEQGKDLVAKMEDAKKQYLQERFSALSEDEMSVMISISKKLI comes from the coding sequence TTGTCTCAAAATCGAGAGCAATTAATGGAAGAACTATCGACAAATGTGTTTGCTATGTTTCGCACATTGCGTAATGATATCGGAAAAATATTCGGTGGTTACATACCGTGGAATGAATTCATCGTCCTGAGAATATTAAATCGTACGAATAAAGAAATGGTATCGCGTGTAGCAAATGAATTAAATGTGTCGAATAGTCATATTACAGCTGTTACAGAAAAATTAATTAATAAAGGTTTTGTAACTCGTTCACGTTCTACATCGGATCGCCGAGTTGTGTATTTAGAGATTACAGAACAAGGGAAAGATTTAGTTGCGAAAATGGAAGATGCGAAAAAACAATATTTACAAGAAAGATTCTCTGCACTTTCAGAAGATGAAATGAGTGTAATGATTTCGATTTCCAAAAAACTTATTTAA